Proteins encoded together in one Acaryochloris thomasi RCC1774 window:
- a CDS encoding DUF4113 domain-containing protein, which translates to MYRFTINPKYYDQSALAKFPVPTADTRKLINAAGQALRRIYKQGPRYAKAGVMLLDISQANAMQGNLFYRRDSEKAVALMSAIDQLNRIYGRRAVFFASEGCSQQWAMKRERCTPAFTTRWEELPVVR; encoded by the coding sequence CTGTACCGATTCACCATAAACCCCAAATACTACGACCAGTCAGCCTTAGCCAAGTTCCCAGTTCCCACGGCTGACACCCGCAAGCTGATCAATGCGGCAGGGCAAGCGCTACGGAGAATTTACAAGCAGGGGCCGCGCTATGCAAAGGCGGGGGTGATGCTCTTAGATATCTCCCAGGCAAATGCGATGCAGGGCAATCTGTTTTACCGAAGGGATAGCGAAAAGGCTGTAGCACTCATGAGTGCGATCGATCAGCTCAATCGGATTTATGGACGGCGGGCGGTGTTCTTTGCTAGCGAGGGCTGCAGCCAACAGTGGGCCATGAAGCGGGAGCGGTGTACGCCGGCGTTCACAACACGGTGGGAAGAGTTGCCGGTGGTGCGGTGA